ATGGAAAAGTTCTCATGACGGACATTGTAAATTTCAAATTGCCGATGGGATTTGTTGGCGATTTGGTTGCAGGATTTTTTGTGAAAAACAAAGTGAGAAAAATCTTTGAAAGTAGATTCAGAATTTTGGGAGATTTATTTCCTGGTCTCAGTTCGTAAGCGTCGGCAGTACCATCATGTACGGTTATATAATAATCGTGGGCATATCAGGCATTGTCCCAATATTTAAAAGTAGTTCCCATTTTCAGAAGGGTTATGTGAAGATTTATCTTACCAAAGAACAATAGCCGGTTCTCACTTTGATGACGCTCAAAAAACTCGAAGAAGAATTGCCCAAAAACAATTTCATGCGGGTACATCGTTCCTACATCGTCGCTTTGGATAAGATTGAACAGATCGAACGTAATCAGTTGATTATCAATAATCAAAGAATCAATATTTCCGAAGCGTACCCCGATCATTTCCGTAAATTTATGGATGCTCATCAGTTTTTGTAACCAGCATTTTCAAAGTTTTTATCATTAAAATCTGCCATTTTTTTGAATGAAATGTTTGCTGTGGAAATTTCCATGGAAACTTTCGCGCTGCTGCCTTTTAGAATATCTTTGCAACTTTATTTAAAATTTAAAAATGCTCTCAAAAATTATCGTTCATAAAGTAGGAAACAGAATCAATCAGGAATCTTTAATCCTTTCCCAGGAAGAATTGCAACTGGAGGAAGACATGAAAGAACTGCTCGAAGATTTCTTCCTGAAAGCCTT
The sequence above is a segment of the Chryseobacterium taklimakanense genome. Coding sequences within it:
- a CDS encoding LytTR family transcriptional regulator DNA-binding domain-containing protein, with product MRVHRSYIVALDKIEQIERNQLIINNQRINISEAYPDHFRKFMDAHQFL